A stretch of DNA from Myxococcota bacterium:
AAGTGACATCAATATTGATAATATCCCCTTCTTTCAAAATCTTTTTGGTGGTGGGAATACCATGGCAGACAACTTCATTCACGCTAGTGCAAATTGATCGAGGGTACGGCGGGCAACCACCGGGCGCATAGTTAAGCGGTGCGCTGCGAGCACCACGTTCTCTGGTCCAACGTTCGGCTTCATCGTTAATCGCTTGGGTCGTAACGCCCGGTGCAACCATTTTACCGAGATGCACCAGCAACTCACCGGCCAGCTTGCCGACGCGGCGCATTTTTTCAATTTCGCTGGTAGACAGCAATATAATTGGTTCCGAACTCATACGATGAAAGACGCCTTTTTCGAGATCTCAAAACAAGTTTTGACTTCTTCTGGGGTTAAAATATTATTATCAAGCAACAATAAACTCTCTTGTGCCATGTCTGTGTTCAACAAATATGGCCCATCCGTGTTGATTGTAAATGGGATTTTCCAATATTTAAACCTGCCCAGCACTTCTCCCAGCTCCTTCAAGTCCTTAACGGCTTGAGTATAAAGATTAGAAGTAGGACAAATCTCTAAGACACAACCTGAGTCTGCCAGCATTTTTAACGCTTCTTCGCTATACGCAGCTTGAATGCCATGACCGATACGGTCTGGCCTTAAATAACGCAACGCGGCAATCACACCCGCGGCCCCGGTGTGCTTGGTTTCGCCGGTGTGCAAAGTTGTCTTAAGACCAGCATCCCTTGCTCTTTGGAACAACTTTTCATAGCGAGGCACATCCTGCAGGGATAACTCTAAGTTGTGACTTTCTGGTCCTGCCAGATCGATGCCTAAAACGCCTCTATGAGCGTACTTAATTGCCTTTTCTAAGATAATCTCGTTTTGCTCGTAATCAAATTCTCTGGCTAAACAAAACAGCAAGCAGGCTTTAACACCGTATTCTAAGACGGCCCGGTCCATCCCTCTTAAAGCAGCATGTATAATATGATCCAAATCCCGCTCACCGCCTAGATTTCGCTTCATGGGGTTAAAACGCAGCTCAATTTGCTCGACCTTGGAAGAGCGGTACTCTTTGCAGATAATCTCATAAACAGAACGCTCAACAGCTGCTGGTGAGCTTTGAATCCGCTCTGTCCACTGATGCATAATCTTCAGATAATCATCGAGATTTTTGACCGTGTCCTGCTTGGCAGTCACCAAATCGACAAAGTCCCAGTAAGTTTTAACCGGCAGTTTAAAGCCTTGCTCATGTGCAATGCTGAACAGCACATGAGGCGCGACCGCGCCCCCGACATGGATGTGTAAATCGATGAGGGTATCAGGCAGTCGTGGATCTAAGTGCATGAAGCACGATATACTATTTCTCGTAGCTGCTCAATATTAAAGCCCCGCCAATCAATCCCAGGTCTTTTAGCATCGAAATCAGGGGCATCGGCATGTTGGCTCCGGCAAGAATGCTTGGAACATGCACGCTCAAAATAACCACAGCCATAAAGATGATTAAGCAGTAGCAAGCCCACTTCACATAGCGATTAGCTAAAATAAGCAGTCCGCAAAGCAGCAAAGCGACCCCAGTTAAATAAACCCAAAAAACAGCGGCCGGCATAAAGCTTGGCACCATCATAGCCATCGAGTCCGCCATCATCAAATGGTTTAAGCCAAATATGATAAATGGAATGGCATAGATTATCCGACCCAGCGTGTAACAGAGTGTGTTGTTCATAGCGCTGAGCGTATTTCAGGACCTCTATGAAAATCAACGCTGCTGCAATGCAATTCGTGCCACAGGCTGAATATTCATATCTGAACTCAGCTCTTGATAGCTCACCACTGCCAAATGCGGAAACTCGATTTCCACCAGTTTCCGCAAGTAGCGCCTGATTTCTTGAGTGGTCAGAATCACTGGTTGCTGAGCAGTCGCTGGCAAATTGCCAATTTCAATTCGAATTGCGTCTAGAATATCTTGCGTCACTTCTGGCTCCAAAGCCAAATAGTTTCCTGAAGGGCTTTTTTGGATACCGGCGTTGATGGTCTCTTCCAGCGGCGGGTCCAAGAGATAAACCACCAATGTATTTTGACCGCCCGTATATTTAAAGCTGATATATCGCTTCAACGAGCTTCGAACATGTTCGGTCAACATCACAGAATCTGTTTCGTGCGGGCCCCACTCTGCCAAGGCTTGTAAAATGGTGCGTAAATCGCGCACCGAGATTTCCTCTTCGACCAAGCGCTTTAGAATATCCGTCAGTTGGAACAAGTTAACTGCTTTCGGCACAACTTCTTTGACCAGCGCTGGGAAAGCTTGCTCCAGCTGATCCAGCATGTTTTGCACTTCTTGAATGCCTACAAACTCAGGAGCCGTTTTGCGAAGGCATGCCGACAGATGCAAGACCATATAACTGGCAGCATCCCAAGTGGTGAGCCCAGCTTGCTCTGCAAGTTCCTGTTTCGAATTAGATATCCAAGCACAAGGCACCCCGTTGGCCGGATTATGCGCCGTAACTGCGTCAATACCCAAAAGCTTCAAGCGTTCTGGGGTATCGTTCACCAAGCACTGACGCGGGTCAACCGAGCCGGTCGCAACCGGAATTTCATTAACAAGAATCGAGTAGCTGCTCGGGCCCCCTGAACCATCGCTGCCACGCACCCTGATTCCGGGATAACGAATGCCAAGCTCATAGAACATGCCATCACGCATCATTGGGATAAGCTCAGCCAAGAAGTTCGAGCTATCATCAACCAATGGAATGATATCTGAGGCAACCTCCAAAGCGATCGGGGTAACCACCGGCATCATTTTGGCAGTTTGACCTTCCTGCGCCTTCGCTTTTTGCAACGCGACTTTCTTTTCTTTTTCTAACTTTTGCTCACGTTTACCGACGATGGCGTCCATCTCAGCAACATTCGCGCCGCCGCCCGCCAATGCTGGACTTTTAGAGCGGTACAGGCCGTAGGCGATACCACCAACGATCATACCAATAATGGTAAAGGGTAATCTTGGCAGGCCAGGAATCTGCCCGACCAATGCAATAAATCCACCGGCAATGGCAAACGCTTTGGGCTGGGCCAGGACCTGCGTCGCGACTTCTTTCCCAAGATTACTGTTTTCCTCACCTGAGTTCACGCGTGTTACCACCAAACCAGCGCACACTGACATGAGCAAAGCGGGAATAATACTCACCAAGCCGTCCCCTACCGACAAAATCGAATAGGTGTGAATGGCTTCTTCAACAGACATGCCTTTCTGCAAAACGCCGACAGCGATACCCGCCAAAATATTCATGGCGAAAATGATAATACCCGCAATGACGTCCCCTTTAACGAACTTCATCGCACCATCCATCGCACCAAATAGCTGGCTTTCGCGGCTTAAATCACTTCGCTTTTTACGAGCGGTATCCAAATCAATGGAGCCATTACGTAAATCAGCATCGATGCTCATCTGCTTTCCTGGCATCGCATCCAAAGTGAACCTGGCGGCTACTTCCGCCACGCGCTCCGAACCTTTAGTGATAACCAACATGTTAATCAGCATGAGCAGCAAGAAAATCACAAGACCAACAACGAAATTACCGCCCACCGCGAACTCACCGAATGCGGTGATCACGCTCCCTGCATCAGCATCCAATAGAATTAGCCGAGCGGTGGCAACGTTTAAACCAAGTCTAAAAAGCGTAACCACCAGCAAGATGGTGGGGAACGAAGACAGATGAAGCGCATCAGGGATATAAAGAGAAACCAGCAACATCACCATGGCGATCGAAATGCTGGTACATATAAGTAAATCTACGATAAAAGTCGGGATCGGAATGATGAGCAAGGTCATCACCAAAATAACCAACAGCGCCAGCCCAACGTCCGCGTAACGCTTCAATAACTCGTTTATATTGCCTTGCAGCAAGAGATCTACAATTCCACCCATGTTTCGCAAGATAACATAAAAACAGCCCCACATATTCTTAAAGAAACGCTCTTAGTTGACAGCCCATAGGCAAAGTGGTTTACACACAGGCACTATGATGAATACCTATGCCCTGATTCTAGCTTGCGGCGCTTTAGCCGTCATATATGGTCTTTGGATGGTTCGCACCGTTCTTGCAGCCCCTGCAGGGAACGAAGCAATGCAAAAAATAGCATTAGCCATTCAAGAAGGCGCCAAAGCTTATTTAAATCGCCAATATCGCATGATTGCCATGATTGGC
This window harbors:
- a CDS encoding adenosine deaminase; the protein is MPDTLIDLHIHVGGAVAPHVLFSIAHEQGFKLPVKTYWDFVDLVTAKQDTVKNLDDYLKIMHQWTERIQSSPAAVERSVYEIICKEYRSSKVEQIELRFNPMKRNLGGERDLDHIIHAALRGMDRAVLEYGVKACLLFCLAREFDYEQNEIILEKAIKYAHRGVLGIDLAGPESHNLELSLQDVPRYEKLFQRARDAGLKTTLHTGETKHTGAAGVIAALRYLRPDRIGHGIQAAYSEEALKMLADSGCVLEICPTSNLYTQAVKDLKELGEVLGRFKYWKIPFTINTDGPYLLNTDMAQESLLLLDNNILTPEEVKTCFEISKKASFIV
- a CDS encoding DoxX family membrane protein — encoded protein: MNNTLCYTLGRIIYAIPFIIFGLNHLMMADSMAMMVPSFMPAAVFWVYLTGVALLLCGLLILANRYVKWACYCLIIFMAVVILSVHVPSILAGANMPMPLISMLKDLGLIGGALILSSYEK
- the sctV gene encoding type III secretion system export apparatus subunit SctV — translated: MWGCFYVILRNMGGIVDLLLQGNINELLKRYADVGLALLVILVMTLLIIPIPTFIVDLLICTSISIAMVMLLVSLYIPDALHLSSFPTILLVVTLFRLGLNVATARLILLDADAGSVITAFGEFAVGGNFVVGLVIFLLLMLINMLVITKGSERVAEVAARFTLDAMPGKQMSIDADLRNGSIDLDTARKKRSDLSRESQLFGAMDGAMKFVKGDVIAGIIIFAMNILAGIAVGVLQKGMSVEEAIHTYSILSVGDGLVSIIPALLMSVCAGLVVTRVNSGEENSNLGKEVATQVLAQPKAFAIAGGFIALVGQIPGLPRLPFTIIGMIVGGIAYGLYRSKSPALAGGGANVAEMDAIVGKREQKLEKEKKVALQKAKAQEGQTAKMMPVVTPIALEVASDIIPLVDDSSNFLAELIPMMRDGMFYELGIRYPGIRVRGSDGSGGPSSYSILVNEIPVATGSVDPRQCLVNDTPERLKLLGIDAVTAHNPANGVPCAWISNSKQELAEQAGLTTWDAASYMVLHLSACLRKTAPEFVGIQEVQNMLDQLEQAFPALVKEVVPKAVNLFQLTDILKRLVEEEISVRDLRTILQALAEWGPHETDSVMLTEHVRSSLKRYISFKYTGGQNTLVVYLLDPPLEETINAGIQKSPSGNYLALEPEVTQDILDAIRIEIGNLPATAQQPVILTTQEIRRYLRKLVEIEFPHLAVVSYQELSSDMNIQPVARIALQQR